From a single Candidatus Eisenbacteria bacterium genomic region:
- a CDS encoding PD40 domain-containing protein, with the protein MRARRRMTDPALLVLLALCVAGCSNPSDEDAPRPRTREEAIPSGAVKMTPETDLYPPILHVSEWFDPEPMEGPVNTAGAEDAPVVSLDGNTFLFFFTPGVSVPPERQLLDGITGIWWTTKTGGEWSEPERAVLNHAISLDGPLCIQGDLLWFASFRQGMYGADGDIYTATLRGGAWTDWRNAGAKLNSEYNVGELYTDESGTRMCFHRLEQSMGGYDLWMTEKVSGEWTPPVNLGAPVNSPNDEGWPWLSPDGSELWFTAWSGLGHPGPALFRTFRQGDGSWSEPEEIVSSFAGDPALDREGNIYFTHHFFDSEMKMIEADIYVAKRKAAP; encoded by the coding sequence ATGCGCGCCCGCCGCCGAATGACCGACCCCGCGCTTCTCGTTCTGCTCGCCTTGTGCGTCGCCGGCTGCTCGAACCCGAGCGACGAGGACGCGCCGCGCCCGCGGACCCGCGAGGAAGCGATCCCCTCCGGCGCGGTCAAGATGACCCCCGAAACGGATCTCTACCCGCCGATCTTGCACGTGTCCGAATGGTTCGACCCGGAGCCGATGGAGGGCCCCGTCAACACGGCGGGCGCGGAAGACGCGCCGGTCGTCTCGCTTGACGGGAACACGTTCCTCTTCTTCTTCACGCCCGGGGTGAGCGTTCCGCCCGAACGCCAACTCCTCGACGGGATCACCGGCATCTGGTGGACCACGAAGACCGGCGGCGAGTGGAGCGAGCCGGAGCGGGCGGTTCTGAACCACGCGATCTCCCTCGACGGGCCGCTCTGCATCCAGGGAGATCTCCTCTGGTTCGCTTCGTTCCGGCAGGGGATGTACGGCGCGGACGGGGATATCTACACCGCGACTCTCCGCGGCGGCGCATGGACCGATTGGCGGAACGCCGGCGCGAAGCTGAACAGCGAGTACAACGTCGGCGAGCTGTACACGGACGAGAGCGGAACCCGGATGTGCTTCCATCGGCTCGAGCAGAGCATGGGCGGCTACGATCTTTGGATGACCGAGAAGGTCTCCGGCGAGTGGACGCCGCCGGTCAACCTCGGAGCGCCCGTGAACAGCCCGAATGACGAGGGATGGCCCTGGCTTTCCCCCGACGGATCCGAGCTCTGGTTCACCGCATGGAGCGGTCTCGGCCACCCCGGCCCCGCTCTCTTTCGGACCTTCCGGCAAGGAGACGGCTCGTGGAGCGAGCCCGAGGAAATTGTTTCGAGCTTCGCGGGAGACCCGGCGCTCGACCGCGAGGGGAACATTTACTTCACTCATCATTTTTTCGACTCCGAAATGAAGATGATCGAGGCGGACATCTACGTCGCAAAGAGGAAGGCCGCCCCGTAA
- a CDS encoding CapA family protein, translated as MPNARLLLVLLLSALAAGAPFAATRGVIIEDFESGSVALESYPGQDADPSDWTVTSSNPYAGSYALRLFGNTWKIQRIPAIAIAEETVWQAAAFVERLGEMQAFGVGDSLNELFYTFAGEQLPQESKWWTVYQGAFPEDEWYAYLLPIGRDWKATYGYLPTIDRLFYANDDDEGTTGIVLFDEIADVTEALPVPPEPSISYVVEKTVPVAKNLFLVGVQFYANVFDPDSDVHTFSWDFGDGGTSGERNPTHEFLVEAHYTYTVGLLVRDESALAGTDTCQVRVEPGAGDLPITVNFVGDVFTGRGYETPGGIIATQGIEALFEPTLSIFGNAADVNVCNLECAYTNQGTPHPTKSVVFRSRPENIAGIAYAGVDLVTTANNHIIDYGEEGMLQTFRLLDSLDIRHSGAGTNEYFALLPTFYSKNGVRMAFLGQCNRCGRKWNYQPFLDAGASKPGFAYFLAHNVEAAVASAREAADIVVIQTHSGDEYDTAPPEKGGRLAEPFPVEANAIGPGDPDFRFRVEPSPGDRALRRLAADLGADVVINHHPHVLQGFESHNGKLIAHSLGNFVFDLYYPETMPTIVLTLAIDKEGIVGYSFVPAWIDDWIPRPATGTLGREIVDRMADYSRPMGAIVAPFFDKAGARIYLDRAATDSTVTPATIVDSLFVASGGRTTPPLALEGKGNLSAIRSIEGPGSGWEVRWGREILWHGVFEEEGATFWDLNSADEWLDTNAAHSGARSLALRRSSGSSGAVGADLEKHLPCDPANAHSILGYMKAENAGGAWMSARFYSTRHSETPVASTNAAPSFSGTCDWVRQWKDLDTPSNGVYFEVRCSNDRPASGTGHAWFDDLAFIEWEPWVAWNGESAIPSPNNFRFLQVRSMSAGPGSVIVEYSETAYEPSATSVGGRPPAPAAPLLQNFPNPFNARTTIELSIPGEGKADVRIEIFDIRGRRIATVHQGEAEGGTKLGVVWKGTDARGREVPSGVYLVRAAIDGRALTGKIVLLR; from the coding sequence ATGCCGAACGCGAGACTTCTTCTTGTGCTTCTTCTATCGGCCCTCGCCGCCGGCGCTCCATTCGCCGCGACGCGCGGGGTGATCATCGAGGACTTCGAGAGCGGCTCCGTCGCCCTCGAAAGCTATCCGGGGCAGGACGCCGATCCGTCCGACTGGACCGTGACATCGAGCAATCCGTACGCAGGCTCCTACGCCCTTCGCCTCTTCGGAAACACGTGGAAGATCCAGCGGATCCCGGCGATCGCTATCGCGGAAGAGACCGTCTGGCAGGCGGCTGCGTTTGTCGAGCGGCTTGGCGAGATGCAGGCCTTCGGCGTCGGCGATTCGCTGAACGAGCTCTTCTACACGTTCGCGGGGGAGCAGCTCCCGCAGGAATCGAAGTGGTGGACCGTCTACCAGGGGGCCTTCCCGGAGGACGAGTGGTACGCCTATCTCCTCCCGATCGGCCGCGACTGGAAGGCGACCTACGGCTACCTCCCGACCATCGACCGCCTCTTCTACGCGAACGACGACGACGAGGGAACGACCGGAATCGTTCTCTTCGACGAGATCGCCGACGTGACCGAGGCTCTCCCCGTGCCGCCCGAGCCGAGCATCTCGTATGTCGTGGAGAAGACCGTGCCGGTCGCGAAGAACCTCTTCCTCGTCGGCGTTCAGTTCTACGCGAACGTCTTCGATCCCGACTCGGATGTCCACACCTTCTCCTGGGACTTCGGAGACGGAGGGACGAGCGGCGAGCGGAACCCGACCCACGAGTTCCTCGTCGAGGCGCATTACACGTACACGGTGGGGCTCCTCGTCCGCGACGAGAGCGCCCTCGCCGGGACCGACACGTGCCAGGTGCGCGTCGAGCCGGGCGCGGGCGACCTTCCGATCACGGTGAACTTCGTCGGGGATGTTTTCACCGGGCGCGGCTACGAAACACCGGGAGGGATCATCGCCACGCAGGGGATCGAGGCGCTCTTCGAGCCGACCCTTTCGATCTTCGGAAACGCCGCGGACGTGAATGTTTGCAATCTCGAATGTGCGTATACCAACCAGGGGACGCCGCACCCGACGAAGAGCGTGGTCTTTCGAAGCCGCCCGGAGAACATCGCGGGGATCGCGTACGCCGGCGTGGACCTCGTGACGACCGCCAACAACCACATCATCGACTACGGCGAGGAGGGGATGCTCCAGACGTTTCGTCTCCTCGACAGCCTCGATATCCGGCATTCCGGCGCGGGAACGAACGAGTACTTCGCGCTCCTTCCGACGTTCTACTCGAAGAACGGCGTCCGGATGGCGTTTCTTGGACAGTGCAATCGATGCGGCCGGAAGTGGAACTATCAGCCATTCCTCGACGCGGGGGCGAGCAAGCCCGGCTTCGCGTACTTTCTCGCGCACAACGTCGAGGCGGCGGTCGCCTCGGCGCGCGAGGCGGCCGACATCGTCGTCATCCAAACGCACAGCGGCGACGAGTACGACACCGCGCCGCCGGAGAAAGGCGGGCGTCTCGCGGAACCGTTCCCCGTCGAGGCGAACGCAATCGGTCCGGGCGACCCCGACTTCCGCTTCCGCGTGGAGCCGAGCCCGGGCGATCGGGCCCTTCGCCGTCTCGCGGCGGACCTCGGGGCGGACGTCGTCATCAACCATCATCCGCACGTGCTGCAAGGGTTCGAGTCGCACAACGGAAAGCTCATCGCGCACAGCCTCGGGAACTTCGTTTTCGATCTGTACTATCCCGAGACGATGCCGACGATCGTTCTCACGCTCGCCATCGACAAGGAGGGGATCGTCGGCTACTCCTTCGTTCCGGCGTGGATCGACGATTGGATTCCGAGGCCGGCGACCGGAACGCTCGGACGCGAGATCGTGGACCGGATGGCCGACTACTCGCGTCCGATGGGCGCCATCGTCGCCCCCTTCTTCGACAAGGCGGGGGCGCGTATCTATCTCGACCGGGCCGCGACCGACTCGACCGTCACCCCCGCGACGATCGTCGACTCGCTCTTCGTTGCGAGCGGAGGCCGCACGACGCCGCCTCTCGCGCTCGAGGGGAAGGGAAACCTCTCCGCGATTCGATCGATCGAGGGGCCGGGGAGCGGCTGGGAGGTGCGCTGGGGGAGAGAGATCCTTTGGCACGGGGTTTTCGAGGAGGAGGGCGCGACCTTCTGGGACCTGAACTCGGCGGACGAGTGGCTCGACACCAACGCCGCGCACTCCGGCGCGCGCTCGCTCGCGCTCCGGCGCTCCTCGGGAAGCAGCGGCGCGGTCGGCGCCGATCTCGAGAAACACCTCCCTTGCGATCCCGCGAATGCCCACTCGATTCTCGGCTACATGAAGGCGGAGAACGCCGGCGGCGCGTGGATGAGCGCCCGCTTCTACTCGACCCGCCACTCGGAGACGCCAGTCGCGAGCACGAACGCCGCGCCGTCTTTCTCCGGAACATGCGATTGGGTCCGCCAGTGGAAGGACCTCGACACGCCGTCGAACGGCGTATACTTCGAGGTGCGCTGCTCGAACGATCGTCCCGCGAGCGGAACCGGACACGCGTGGTTCGACGACCTCGCGTTCATCGAGTGGGAGCCGTGGGTCGCCTGGAACGGCGAGAGCGCGATTCCTTCACCCAACAACTTCCGTTTCCTTCAGGTGCGAAGCATGAGCGCCGGGCCGGGGAGCGTGATCGTCGAGTACTCCGAGACCGCTTACGAACCGTCGGCGACATCCGTCGGCGGCCGGCCGCCCGCGCCGGCTGCGCCGCTTCTTCAGAACTTCCCGAACCCGTTCAACGCGCGCACGACGATCGAGCTCTCGATCCCGGGAGAGGGGAAGGCCGACGTGCGGATCGAGATCTTCGACATCCGCGGGCGGAGAATCGCGACGGTTCACCAAGGGGAAGCGGAGGGCGGAACGAAGCTCGGCGTCGTCTGGAAGGGGACGGACGCGCGCGGCCGCGAGGTTCCGAGCGGCGTCTACCTCGTCCGCGCGGCGATCGACGGGCGCGCGCTCACGGGCAAGATCGTCCTGTTGAGATGA
- a CDS encoding amidohydrolase: MRRKGVAAFFLALLPHWAAAHAERNAPDFAAFVAKHEARAIEERRWFHAHPELALRETETRAHILAALAEFSGIEIVDGDWGTGVVAILRGDEPGPLVAWRADMDALPIAEETGRSFASTRTDTSEGRTVGLMHACGHDIHMSVALGAARVLSDARAMMRGSILFIFQPAEETGAGAAQMIEAGVFEDGRLPKCILALHDHPTLLAGRVGSCAGYASANVDAFRLTVKGKGGHGAYPHETIDPVTLAAEIVLALQTIVAREISVDRPAVISVGSIHGGSKSSAIPDEVVLSATVRSRDDETRAELQARIERTARGHAAAAGAPEPVLEYFLGTPAGYNDPKLVAEAREVFRRVLGEENDLVYEPGMGGEDFSYFGRIVPGFQFRLGVGREGVEMALHSSTFDPDEAAIPVGIRVVAEVLWDQLHRAEND, from the coding sequence ATGAGACGAAAAGGAGTCGCCGCGTTCTTTCTCGCCCTGCTCCCCCACTGGGCCGCGGCCCACGCGGAGAGAAACGCTCCCGATTTCGCCGCGTTCGTCGCGAAGCACGAGGCGCGCGCGATCGAGGAGCGGCGCTGGTTTCACGCGCATCCGGAGCTCGCCCTTCGCGAGACCGAAACACGGGCGCACATTCTCGCGGCACTCGCCGAGTTTTCGGGAATCGAGATCGTCGACGGGGATTGGGGGACCGGCGTCGTCGCGATCCTCCGGGGAGACGAACCCGGACCGCTCGTCGCCTGGCGCGCGGACATGGACGCGCTCCCCATCGCCGAGGAGACCGGGCGGTCGTTCGCGTCGACGAGGACCGACACGTCCGAGGGGCGCACGGTCGGCCTCATGCACGCGTGCGGCCACGACATCCACATGAGCGTCGCTCTCGGCGCGGCGCGCGTTCTCTCGGACGCACGCGCGATGATGCGAGGCTCTATTCTCTTTATCTTTCAACCGGCGGAGGAAACCGGCGCGGGCGCGGCGCAGATGATCGAGGCGGGTGTCTTCGAGGACGGACGCCTCCCGAAGTGCATCCTCGCGCTGCACGATCATCCGACGCTTCTCGCAGGCCGCGTCGGTTCGTGCGCCGGTTACGCGAGCGCGAACGTGGACGCCTTTCGCCTCACGGTGAAGGGGAAAGGTGGGCACGGCGCGTACCCGCACGAGACGATCGATCCGGTGACGCTCGCCGCGGAGATCGTGCTCGCGCTTCAGACGATCGTCGCGCGCGAGATCTCCGTCGACCGTCCCGCGGTGATCTCGGTGGGGAGCATCCACGGAGGCTCGAAGAGCAGCGCGATCCCGGACGAGGTCGTCCTCTCGGCGACGGTTCGGAGCCGCGACGACGAGACGAGGGCGGAACTCCAAGCGCGGATCGAGCGGACCGCGCGCGGCCACGCCGCCGCAGCGGGCGCTCCCGAGCCGGTTCTCGAGTACTTCCTCGGCACGCCCGCCGGCTACAATGATCCGAAGCTCGTCGCCGAGGCGCGCGAGGTCTTCCGGCGCGTGCTCGGCGAGGAGAACGATCTCGTCTACGAACCGGGAATGGGCGGCGAGGATTTCTCCTACTTCGGTCGAATCGTCCCCGGCTTCCAGTTCCGTCTCGGCGTCGGGCGGGAGGGGGTCGAGATGGCGCTTCATAGTTCAACCTTCGATCCGGACGAAGCGGCGATTCCGGTCGGCATCCGGGTCGTCGCCGAGGTGCTCTGGGATCAGCTTCATCGCGCGGAGAATGATTGA
- a CDS encoding CBS domain-containing protein, with the protein MTTVRQLLQAKNAEVWTVRPDALVYEALQMMAEKDVGALPVVEGGRVVGIFSERDYARKVVLKGKSSRTSPVREMMTARVLFVSPAETVEECMKLMTEKRVRHLPVLEEGRLVGIVSIGDAVKKVIADQQFTIEVLEKYITGGR; encoded by the coding sequence ATGACCACCGTGCGGCAGCTCTTGCAGGCGAAGAACGCCGAGGTCTGGACCGTTCGGCCAGACGCGCTCGTCTACGAAGCTCTTCAGATGATGGCCGAGAAGGACGTGGGCGCTCTTCCCGTCGTCGAGGGGGGGAGGGTCGTCGGCATCTTCTCGGAGCGAGACTACGCGCGCAAGGTGGTCCTCAAGGGGAAGTCGTCGAGGACTTCGCCGGTTCGGGAGATGATGACCGCGCGCGTGCTCTTCGTGAGCCCGGCCGAGACGGTCGAGGAGTGCATGAAGCTGATGACGGAGAAGCGCGTTCGCCATCTCCCGGTGCTGGAGGAGGGGCGTCTCGTCGGGATCGTGAGCATCGGCGACGCCGTCAAGAAGGTGATCGCCGACCAACAGTTCACGATTGAAGTTTTGGAGAAGTACATCACCGGCGGGCGGTAG
- a CDS encoding cation transporter, with amino-acid sequence MDRFDTGIRASGLSIGVNLALALAKVFTGIVGNSYALIADGIESTADVVSSAIVWGGLRISARPPDRTHPYGHGKAESLAGVLVAVAIMLAATLIAVQSVRGIHEPHRAPEWYTLAVLALVVGIKETMYRRNLRIGRTLNSRALQGDAWHHRSDAITSLAAFVGISVALIGGKGYEAADDWAALLACGIILYNGVRLLRPAVDEVMDAAVSGEVETEIRAIAAKVPGVVEVEKCRVRKSGLGLLMDIHVVVEGRISVREGHRIGHEVKDRLTESYLPIRDVVVHVEPDRSDHACDGGVDQEPG; translated from the coding sequence ATGGATCGTTTCGACACGGGCATCCGCGCATCGGGGCTCTCGATCGGGGTCAACCTCGCCCTTGCGCTCGCCAAGGTCTTCACGGGGATCGTCGGAAACTCGTACGCGCTCATCGCGGACGGAATCGAATCGACGGCGGACGTCGTCTCCTCGGCGATCGTCTGGGGCGGGCTCCGCATCTCCGCGCGCCCGCCGGACCGCACGCATCCCTATGGGCACGGCAAGGCGGAATCGCTGGCCGGGGTCCTGGTCGCGGTCGCGATCATGCTCGCGGCGACCCTCATCGCTGTTCAGAGCGTTCGGGGAATCCACGAGCCGCACCGCGCGCCGGAGTGGTACACGCTCGCCGTTCTCGCTCTCGTCGTCGGGATCAAGGAGACGATGTACCGGAGGAACCTTCGGATCGGGCGCACGCTGAACAGCCGCGCGCTGCAAGGGGACGCCTGGCACCATCGATCGGACGCGATCACATCGCTCGCCGCGTTCGTCGGGATCTCGGTCGCGCTGATCGGCGGGAAGGGCTACGAGGCCGCGGACGATTGGGCGGCGCTCCTCGCGTGCGGCATCATCCTCTACAACGGCGTTCGGCTTCTCCGGCCGGCGGTGGACGAGGTGATGGACGCGGCGGTGTCCGGCGAGGTCGAGACGGAAATCCGCGCGATCGCCGCGAAGGTGCCTGGTGTGGTGGAGGTCGAGAAGTGCCGCGTGCGAAAGAGCGGCCTCGGACTCCTCATGGACATTCACGTCGTGGTGGAGGGCCGGATCAGCGTGCGTGAGGGCCACCGCATCGGTCACGAGGTGAAGGACCGTCTCACGGAATCCTATCTGCCGATTCGGGACGTCGTCGTGCACGTCGAGCCGGACCGCTCGGATCACGCGTGTGATGGGGGCGTGGACCAAGAGCCGGGGTAG
- the msrA gene encoding peptide-methionine (S)-S-oxide reductase MsrA codes for MGGAEWVHVATLGGGCFWCLEALFGQLHGVVGVQSGYAGGTAPNPTYEEVCDGTTGHAEVVQIEYDSREISFREILEVFFSVHDPTTPNRQGADEGTQYRSIILFHTPDQKGTAEILIHELAEEKVWRNPIVTEVVPFEAFYPAAKYHQEYYFKNRNQPYCRVVIDPKVAAFREKFAGKLKHDPAK; via the coding sequence ATGGGCGGGGCCGAGTGGGTTCATGTCGCGACGCTCGGGGGCGGGTGCTTCTGGTGCCTCGAGGCGCTCTTCGGGCAGCTTCACGGCGTGGTCGGCGTGCAGTCCGGCTACGCGGGCGGGACCGCGCCGAACCCGACCTATGAGGAGGTGTGCGACGGAACGACCGGGCACGCCGAGGTCGTTCAGATCGAGTACGACTCGAGGGAGATCTCCTTTCGAGAGATCCTCGAGGTCTTCTTCTCCGTCCACGACCCGACCACGCCGAACCGCCAGGGAGCGGACGAGGGGACCCAGTACCGCTCGATCATCCTCTTTCACACGCCGGATCAGAAGGGGACGGCCGAGATCCTGATTCACGAGCTTGCCGAGGAGAAGGTCTGGCGCAACCCGATCGTCACCGAGGTCGTCCCTTTTGAGGCGTTCTATCCCGCCGCAAAATACCACCAGGAGTACTACTTCAAGAACCGGAACCAGCCCTACTGCCGCGTCGTGATCGACCCGAAGGTCGCCGCTTTCCGCGAGAAGTTCGCAGGCAAGCTGAAGCACGATCCGGCGAAGTAG